The following are from one region of the Siniperca chuatsi isolate FFG_IHB_CAS linkage group LG13, ASM2008510v1, whole genome shotgun sequence genome:
- the LOC122887519 gene encoding uncharacterized protein LOC122887519 produces MRTKETYLVGMVAVTQTDRTQTAVTQTDRIFKDPHDIGKFVGGKLGDVRSVSTRRSGMVIIDCISKGQKDRALKICAFGDHSSVTCFPLGSEVKKKGVVSGVPLTVEAVEGVCEARRLTRFQNGEKEDSNSVCSTFEGDLLERVYLDYVCYRVRPHKRAPLRCFKNMDKLLQYVEESEDVGDVGRITVMWRSAKCLHCEGNHHAESAQCPKRLREVKVNKIRAEKGMSYAEAAKRMERNGEMVAVQKEKEQKWNRDDQSICMDKKRFLAFIAMVRNCAAEITGKSERIKMVLDTARRFLNVGEDLDVTLREGVAPTQTTESGL; encoded by the coding sequence ATGAGGACAAAGGAGACGTATCTTGTTGGGATGgtagctgtgacacaaacagacaggacacaaacagctgtgacacaaacagacaggatTTTCAAGGATCCACATGATATTggaaagtttgtaggaggaaagctTGGTGATGTAAGATCGGTGAGCACAAGGagaagtgggatggttatcattGATTGTATATCAAAGGGTCAGAAAGATAGAGCCCTGAAGATTTGTGCATTTGGAGATCATAGCAGTGTGACTTGCTTCCCACTTGGATCAGAAGTAAAGAAGAAGGGAGTAGTAAGTGGCGTGCCTCTGACAGTAGAGGCCgttgaaggtgtgtgtgaggcaagaaggctAACAAGATTCCAAAATGGGGAGAAAGAGGACAGTAATTCAGTGTGTTCGACTTTTGAGGGTGACTTGCTGGAAAGAGTGTatctagattatgtgtgttacagggtgaggCCACATAAGAGAGCTCCTCTTAGATGTTTCAAGAATATGGACAAGTTGCTGCAGTATGTAGAGGAGTCAGAAGATGTGGGAGATGTGGGAAGGATAACTGTAATGTGGAGGAGTgcaaagtgcctgcactgcgAGGGAAATCACCATGCAGAATCAGCACAGTGCCCAAAAAGACTTAgggaagtaaaagtaaataagaTCAGAGCTGAAAAGGGAATGTCATACGCTGAAGCTGCTAAGAGAATGGAGAGGAATGGTGAAATGGTGgcagtgcaaaaggaaaaggagcagaaatgGAATAGAGATGATCAGAGCATTTGCATGGACAAGAaacgatttctggcatttattgccatggttaGAAATTGTGCTGCTGAAATAACGGGGAAGTCGGAAAGGATAAAGATGGTGCTAGACACTGCAAGGAGATTCTTGAATGTTGGAGAAGATCTAGATGTTACATTGAGGGAAGGAGTTGCACCAACTCAGACAACTGAGTCTGGGTTATAG